The DNA segment AGAGGCCGTCGAGTCGCTGGCTCCGGCGCGCCCCCTCATCGCCGACCTGGACTCCGAGCTCATGAGCCTGGCCGCCGAGCAGGCCGAGGAAGTGCGTGCCACCGCGCAGTCGCTGACCGACGCGGCGGACGATCGCCAGGGCGGCATGCTCGCCTTCATGGCGGTTCTGGTGGTCATCGGTGTGCTGCTGATTCAGTTCACCATTCGCTCGGTGCAGGCACCGCTCGGGCGACTCTCGACCACCGCGAGCAGGCTGGGCGAGGGCGACATGACGGCGCGCGCGGAGGGTCGCATGCCCGGCGAGCTGCGCGTGCTGGCGCGCGCCTTCGACGGCATGGCCAACCGCATCCGGGACATGGTGGGGTCCACCGTGTCCACGGCCGATCAGATTCGCGCATCCTCGGGCGACGTCGCCACGATCGCCCAGCAGGTGGCGTCCTCCAACGCCGAGATCTCTTCGGCGATGGGCGAGATAAGCGCCGGCGCGGGCGAGCAGGTGGCGGGCCTGCGCAGCGCGCTGGACTCGCTGGGCGGCATCGAGGGCGGCGCGGACACGCTCACCGAGCGCTCCCGGCGCGCCGCCGAATTGGGGGAGCGGATCGGCGAGCTGGCCGAGAGCCGGCGCAGTGACGTGGCGCACGCGACGCGCGTGCTGCTGGAGCTGAGGGAGGCCGTGGGCGCGACCGCCGAGCGCGTGTCCGAGTTGGAGTCCGCGTCGGAGCGGATCACCGAGTTCGTCGAGTCCATCCAGGGCATCGCCCAGCAGACCAACCTGCTCGCGTTGAACGCGGCCATCGAGGCGGCACGCGCGGGAGAGCACGGGCGCGGGTTCGCCGTGGTCGCCGAAGAGGTGCGCGGGCTCGCCGACCGCAGCGCGCGCGAAGCCGACGCGGTCTCGGAGTCGGTGGCCGGCGTGCGCGACAAGGTCGGCGAGGTGGTCGCGTCGATGGGAGAAGGGGCGCGCCGCGTGGTGGGCGTCGAGGAGGTCTCGCGCTCGGCCGAGTCCGCGTTCGAGGACATCCTGGGCGCGGTGGGCGAGGTGGGCGAGGCCGCGGCCGCGGTGTCCGAAGTGGCCGACGCGAACCGGCGCGACCTGGAGCAGCTCGCGCAGACGCTCAACGGCGTCGGCGCGACAGCCGAGCACCACGCCGCCTCGGCCGAGGAGGTGAGCGTCGCGGCGCAGCAGCAGGCGGCCGCGAGCGAGCAGTTGGGGGCGGCCAGCGGCCAGCTCCTGGCCGCGGCGGAGCAGCTGCAGGGAAGCGTCGGTCAGTTCACGGTATGAGCGCGGGCGACACTTCCCGGGGCGAGGCGCCGTAGGGTCGGGGGAGGATCGACTCACACCGCAACGACCTGTTAAACATGAACATACTCACCTGGATCGTCTTCGGACTCGTCGCCGGAGGGCTGGCCAAGCTCATCATGCCGGGCAAGGACCCGGGGGGGTGCCTGGTCACGATCCTGATCGGCATCATAGGCGCCGTGATCGGCGGCTTCATCGGCACGCGCATGGGCTACGGCGGCATCACCGGGTTCAACGTTTGGTCGCTGATGCTGGCGATACTCGGCTCGATCATCCTGCTGTTGGCCTACCGCCTGGTCGCGAAGCGCCGCCGCTAGCGGCGCGCGCGCAGCTCTGCCAGCAGTTCTTCCGGCTGCACGCCGCCCGCGAGGCCGGCGACGAGCACGTGGTAGAGCAGGTCGGCGGCCTCCGAGCGGACCGATTCGGCGTCGCCGAGCGCCAGCGCGGCGACCAGCTCCGCGGCCTCCTCGCCCAGCTTCTTGAGCCGCAGGTTGGCGTCCGCCAGGAGCCGGGTCGTGTAGCTGCCCTCCGGTAGGTCGCGCGCGCGGGCGCGGAGCGTGTCGGCCAGCCCCAGGAGCACCGGCGTCCCCCCGAAGCACGAGCGCGCGCCGGTGTGGCACGCGGCCCCCGCGGGGCGCACCAGCGCCAGCACGGCGTCGCCGTCGCAGTCCGCGTGCGCGGCGACCAGGCGCAACTCGTTGCCGCTGGTCTCGCCCTTCATCCAGAGGCGGTCGCGGCTGCGCGAATGGAACCAGACGCGCCCCTCGGCCAGGGTGCGCTCCAGCGCCTCCCGGTTCGCGTAGCCGAGCATCAGCACCTCGCCGCTGTCGGCGTCCTGGGCGATGAGGGGCACGAGGCCCCCGCCCTTGGCGAAATTCAACGCGTCCAGATCGGCCGGAGCGCCCAGCCGGGATCCGCCCGCCAGCCGCGCCGCGCCGCGCGGGTCGGCGTTCATTGCTCCACCCCCAGCCGTGCGCGCGCGAGCCCGGCCAGCGCTGCGTTGGTCGAGACGGCCGAGCCTCCCAGGTGGGTGGCCCGTCCCGCCCAGTCTCCGAATACTCCGCCCGCCTCCTCCACGCACGGCCGCAGCGCGGCGGCGTCCCAGGCGCTGGCCAGGGGGTCCACCATGACCTCGGCGCGCCCCGTCGCCACCAGCGCGTGGCCGTAACAGTCGCCCCAGGTGCGGGCCACGCCGGCCTCGTCGCGCAGGCGCTCCCAGCCCGCGCGCCTGGGGGCCTCGGCGGCGGGGCGGGCGTCGGTGGTCAGCACGAGAGCGTCGGCGAGGTCGGACACGTCCGAGACCGAGCAGCGCCGGCCGTTCCACCAGCAGCCAGCGCCACGCGCCGCGTACACCGTCTCTTCGCCCAGCGCGGGGAAGTGCAGGACGCCGAGCGCAGCCTCGCCGTCTTCCTCCAGCGCCACCAGCACGCCGTACAGGGGCACCCCGCGGGCGAACGACCTGGTGCCGTCGATGGGATCCAGGATCCAGCGCCGCGCGGCGCCCGGGTTGGTCTCCCCGAACTCCTCGCCCACGACGCCGTGGCGCGGGAAGCGCGCCTCGATCCGCCCGCGCAT comes from the Gemmatimonadota bacterium genome and includes:
- a CDS encoding methyl-accepting chemotaxis protein — its product is MNRFFTLLGTIEGRLYVAFTALVLGAVLVALQGVSSVEQLVDEVRDGIDEIQAAGRATTQLSVAVHKQIGQGERYLVRPSPETQRDFTALGSQAHRTRSSYQRLAATTDDQKKRLARIESLHSHLEVQYALAHALTDLGRVGEAVESLAPARPLIADLDSELMSLAAEQAEEVRATAQSLTDAADDRQGGMLAFMAVLVVIGVLLIQFTIRSVQAPLGRLSTTASRLGEGDMTARAEGRMPGELRVLARAFDGMANRIRDMVGSTVSTADQIRASSGDVATIAQQVASSNAEISSAMGEISAGAGEQVAGLRSALDSLGGIEGGADTLTERSRRAAELGERIGELAESRRSDVAHATRVLLELREAVGATAERVSELESASERITEFVESIQGIAQQTNLLALNAAIEAARAGEHGRGFAVVAEEVRGLADRSAREADAVSESVAGVRDKVGEVVASMGEGARRVVGVEEVSRSAESAFEDILGAVGEVGEAAAAVSEVADANRRDLEQLAQTLNGVGATAEHHAASAEEVSVAAQQQAAASEQLGAASGQLLAAAEQLQGSVGQFTV
- a CDS encoding GlsB/YeaQ/YmgE family stress response membrane protein, whose product is MNILTWIVFGLVAGGLAKLIMPGKDPGGCLVTILIGIIGAVIGGFIGTRMGYGGITGFNVWSLMLAILGSIILLLAYRLVAKRRR
- the hisIE gene encoding bifunctional phosphoribosyl-AMP cyclohydrolase/phosphoribosyl-ATP diphosphatase HisIE, yielding MNADPRGAARLAGGSRLGAPADLDALNFAKGGGLVPLIAQDADSGEVLMLGYANREALERTLAEGRVWFHSRSRDRLWMKGETSGNELRLVAAHADCDGDAVLALVRPAGAACHTGARSCFGGTPVLLGLADTLRARARDLPEGSYTTRLLADANLRLKKLGEEAAELVAALALGDAESVRSEAADLLYHVLVAGLAGGVQPEELLAELRARR
- the hisN gene encoding histidinol-phosphatase; translated protein: MTHEPGFEALLDFALDLARRAGRLTLTHFQTGVAVDTKADGTPVTEADRGAERLMRGRIEARFPRHGVVGEEFGETNPGAARRWILDPIDGTRSFARGVPLYGVLVALEEDGEAALGVLHFPALGEETVYAARGAGCWWNGRRCSVSDVSDLADALVLTTDARPAAEAPRRAGWERLRDEAGVARTWGDCYGHALVATGRAEVMVDPLASAWDAAALRPCVEEAGGVFGDWAGRATHLGGSAVSTNAALAGLARARLGVEQ